The following coding sequences lie in one Anticarsia gemmatalis isolate Benzon Research Colony breed Stoneville strain chromosome 16, ilAntGemm2 primary, whole genome shotgun sequence genomic window:
- the LOC142979344 gene encoding uncharacterized protein LOC142979344 — MTKFYVIVLIAFTITVKCQAESLDDAERLSKQKDENDNDLDETGRMGAAQAQAYASVTQMKAESMPLRLVNCHACVDCPTSVNTTTKYCPYTNDPTKNGKCVVYAEKYIQMKKLWYVRGCASERGSCADIKRGHDATPTVQLTFCSECEGNQCNTNGVQRITYDIITALFALVLCPILGKYTLT; from the exons ATGACCAAGTTCTATGTGATAGTTCTTATTGCGTTCACTATCACGGTCAAATGTCAAGCGGAATCGCTGG ACGACGCTGAAAGGCTATCGAAACAAAAGGATGAAAACGACAACGATTTAGATGAAACAGGCCGAATGGGTGCAGCGCAAGCCCAAGCATACGCGTCGGTCACTCAAATGAAAGCAGAATCGATGCCTCTACGTCTTGTCAACTGCCACGCTTGTGTCGACTGCCCTACCTCTGTGAACACTACGACAAAATACTGCCCCTATACAAATGATCCTACTAAAAACGGAAAATGTGTTGTCTACGCGGAAAAATATATAC aGATGAAGAAATTATGGTACGTTCGTGGCTGTGCGTCGGAGAGGGGCTCTTGTGCCGATATCAAACGAGGGCACGATGCTACACCGACAGTGCAACTGACCTTCTGTAGCGAATGCGAAGGGAACCAATGCAATACGAATGGAGTCCAACGTATAACATATGACATAATTACTGCTTTATTTGCTTTAGTGTTATGTCCTATTCTCGGGAAATATACACTAACATAG